In Paraburkholderia caribensis, a single window of DNA contains:
- a CDS encoding PelD GGDEF domain-containing protein, whose amino-acid sequence MNTVTAQSAASAAAKPRQSNPFGNLSAWRRLVAPAVSRPFSIVETVVFIGVVFAVSYALDRNDPFLLHTGFPWLWFAPLIVALRYGTLLGLLGCAMLIGAYQFLIQGSSAAAWPTLFFTGGVLQTIVAGHFGDTWGSRAQRANAINDYLNDRLVAITNSHYLMRLSHERLEKDLLTRPTTLRDSITELRRISVAHGLDTKPRSSGDMPGTRELLEFVAQACQIEVAALYPVHDGKVGREALAHIGDTFDFDPRDELVQRALETRAVAHLKSEERPVTNTHLLVCAPLISADGTMLALLAIRRMPFLSLNFDNLQLLLVLLGYYADGVEHSQQVREILHAVPDCPYEFALDVSRLTRLERSAGITSSLVALVFPHDDAGDSFFEHVMRRRRSLDLMWPVKSAGQSVLLNLMPATDATGVDGYLARIESSLRAQFNLDLEGARIGVHTLHLGGDEPGQALKRLLLRSGLDG is encoded by the coding sequence ATCGCGTCCGTTTTCCATCGTGGAGACGGTCGTGTTCATCGGCGTGGTGTTCGCGGTTTCCTATGCGCTCGATCGCAACGATCCGTTCCTGTTGCACACGGGCTTCCCGTGGCTGTGGTTCGCGCCGCTCATCGTCGCGCTGCGTTACGGCACGCTGCTCGGTCTGCTCGGCTGCGCGATGCTGATCGGCGCGTATCAGTTCCTGATACAGGGCAGCAGCGCAGCCGCGTGGCCGACGCTGTTCTTCACGGGCGGCGTGTTGCAGACCATCGTCGCGGGTCACTTCGGCGACACGTGGGGCAGCCGCGCGCAGCGCGCGAATGCGATCAACGACTATCTGAACGACCGGCTCGTTGCGATCACGAACAGTCACTATCTGATGCGCCTGTCGCACGAGCGCCTCGAAAAGGATCTGTTGACACGGCCGACCACGCTGCGCGATTCGATCACCGAACTGCGCCGCATCTCCGTCGCGCATGGTCTCGACACGAAGCCGCGCAGTTCCGGCGACATGCCCGGCACGCGCGAGCTGCTCGAATTCGTCGCGCAGGCCTGCCAGATCGAAGTGGCCGCGCTGTATCCCGTGCATGACGGCAAGGTCGGGCGCGAGGCGCTCGCGCATATCGGCGATACCTTCGACTTCGATCCGCGCGACGAACTCGTGCAGCGCGCGCTCGAAACGCGTGCCGTCGCGCATCTGAAGAGCGAAGAGCGGCCGGTGACGAACACGCATCTGCTGGTGTGCGCGCCGCTGATTTCCGCCGACGGCACGATGCTCGCGCTGCTCGCCATCCGCCGCATGCCGTTCCTGTCGCTGAATTTCGACAACCTGCAACTGCTGCTCGTGCTGCTCGGCTATTACGCCGACGGCGTCGAGCACTCGCAGCAGGTACGCGAGATCCTGCACGCGGTGCCCGATTGCCCGTACGAGTTCGCACTCGACGTGAGCCGGCTCACGCGGCTCGAACGCTCGGCGGGCATCACGTCGTCGCTGGTGGCGCTGGTGTTCCCGCATGACGACGCCGGCGATTCGTTCTTCGAGCACGTGATGCGCCGCCGCCGGTCGCTCGACCTGATGTGGCCGGTGAAATCGGCGGGGCAGTCGGTGCTGCTGAACCTGATGCCCGCAACCGACGCCACGGGCGTCGACGGCTACCTCGCGCGGATCGAATCGAGCCTGCGCGCGCAGTTCAACCTCGACCTCGAAGGCGCGCGCATCGGCGTGCACACGCTGCATCTGGGCGGCGACGAGCCGGGCCAGGCGTTGAAGCGTCTTCTTCTGCGCAGTGGTCTCGATGGATAA
- a CDS encoding LysE/ArgO family amino acid transporter produces MNWLAFSHGAALCASLIVTIGAQNAFVLRQGIMRSHIGKIVLLCTLSDFLLIGAGVGGASVLVERYPTFIHALLYVGLAYLAWFGISALVRAVRPGHATLDADAKADTAPPVQRALPIVLMTLAFTWLNPHVYLDTFLLIGTAGAREAQGSRAAFAIGAMAVSAIWFVALGYGARALAPLFKRATAWRVLDGAIGSMVLLLAVTQLR; encoded by the coding sequence ATGAACTGGCTGGCTTTTTCGCACGGCGCCGCGTTGTGCGCCTCCCTGATCGTCACTATCGGCGCGCAAAACGCGTTCGTGCTCCGTCAAGGCATCATGCGTTCGCATATCGGCAAGATCGTGCTGCTGTGCACGCTGTCGGATTTCCTGCTGATCGGCGCGGGCGTGGGTGGCGCGTCGGTGCTGGTCGAGCGTTATCCGACCTTTATCCACGCGCTGTTGTATGTGGGTCTCGCCTATCTCGCGTGGTTCGGCATCAGCGCACTGGTACGCGCGGTGCGCCCCGGCCACGCCACCCTCGATGCCGATGCGAAAGCCGACACCGCGCCGCCCGTGCAACGCGCGCTGCCCATCGTGCTGATGACGCTCGCGTTCACGTGGCTCAACCCGCACGTCTATCTGGATACGTTTCTGTTGATCGGCACGGCGGGGGCACGGGAAGCGCAAGGCTCGCGCGCCGCATTCGCGATCGGCGCGATGGCCGTCAGCGCGATCTGGTTCGTCGCATTGGGGTATGGAGCGCGCGCGCTTGCGCCGCTGTTCAAACGTGCTACCGCCTGGCGCGTGCTGGATGGCGCGATCGGCAGCATGGTGTTGCTGCTGGCCGTCACGCAGTTGCGTTGA
- the pelG gene encoding exopolysaccharide Pel transporter PelG codes for MAGIGFELRKILKHQTLTGVARAYAYAGLISSGPLILSIFGILIIGVMSLAFVIPKYAIVQFQVSVTYLIACSLILTGPLQLSFTRFISDRIFEKRDDLVLSNYNGVVLVSTAASGVLGVIAVALGFRGEPLMYRLLMVAGFVVVSNIWIAVIFLSSVKQYRQILFVFAIGYGCTVAFALMLNTHGLSGLLGGFVAGHVVLLAGLSGLIYRNYRSPRFISFEVFQKRFAYPSLALVGFLFNLGVWLDKFMFWYAPGTGSKVIGPLHASVIYDIPVFIAYVCVMPGMATFLVRIEADFVEYYDRFYDAVRSGATLRHINDMRDMMVGSVRAGLYEIVKIQAVVLLLILAFGHLVLDALGISSLYMPLMMVDVIAASLQVLLLGLLNVFFYLDARRTVLRLCLAFVLLNGILTGITLYMQPDYYGYGFALTLLILVAAAVQLLDRKFSKLEYETYMLRN; via the coding sequence ATGGCTGGCATTGGATTCGAGCTTCGCAAGATTCTCAAGCACCAGACGCTGACGGGTGTTGCGCGCGCCTACGCCTATGCGGGGCTGATCAGTTCCGGTCCGCTGATCCTGTCGATCTTCGGCATTCTGATCATCGGCGTGATGAGCCTCGCGTTCGTGATCCCGAAGTACGCGATCGTGCAGTTCCAGGTGTCGGTGACGTATCTGATTGCGTGCAGTCTGATCCTCACGGGGCCGCTGCAACTGTCGTTCACACGCTTCATTTCCGACCGGATCTTCGAGAAGCGCGACGACCTCGTGCTGTCGAACTACAACGGCGTCGTGCTGGTTTCGACGGCGGCGTCGGGCGTGCTGGGTGTTATCGCTGTCGCGTTGGGGTTTCGCGGCGAGCCGCTGATGTACCGGCTGCTGATGGTGGCGGGCTTCGTGGTGGTCAGCAATATCTGGATCGCGGTGATCTTCCTGTCGAGCGTGAAGCAGTACCGGCAGATTCTCTTCGTGTTCGCAATCGGCTACGGTTGTACCGTCGCGTTCGCGTTGATGCTCAATACGCACGGGCTGTCGGGCTTGCTGGGCGGCTTCGTCGCCGGGCATGTCGTGCTGCTCGCGGGATTGTCGGGGCTCATCTATCGCAACTATCGCAGCCCGCGCTTCATTTCGTTCGAGGTGTTCCAGAAGCGCTTCGCGTATCCGAGCCTTGCGTTGGTCGGCTTCCTGTTCAATCTCGGCGTGTGGCTCGACAAGTTCATGTTCTGGTATGCGCCGGGCACGGGGTCGAAAGTGATCGGGCCGCTGCATGCGTCCGTGATCTACGATATTCCCGTTTTTATCGCTTACGTATGTGTGATGCCGGGCATGGCGACCTTCCTCGTGCGCATCGAGGCGGATTTCGTCGAATACTACGACCGCTTCTACGACGCCGTGCGCAGCGGCGCGACGCTGCGCCATATCAACGACATGCGCGACATGATGGTCGGCAGCGTGCGCGCGGGCCTGTATGAGATCGTGAAGATTCAGGCGGTGGTGCTGCTGCTGATTCTCGCGTTCGGCCATCTGGTGCTCGATGCGCTGGGGATATCGTCGCTGTATATGCCGCTGATGATGGTCGACGTGATCGCCGCGAGCCTGCAGGTATTGCTGCTCGGCCTGCTGAACGTGTTCTTCTATCTCGACGCGCGGCGCACCGTGTTGCGTCTGTGTCTTGCGTTCGTGCTGTTGAACGGTATCCTCACGGGTATTACGTTGTACATGCAGCCGGACTATTATGGTTATGGCTTCGCGCTGACGCTGCTGATCCTCGTCGCGGCCGCCGTGCAACTGCTGGATCGCAAGTTCAGCAAGCTCGAATACGAAACTTACATGCTGCGTAACTGA
- a CDS encoding endo alpha-1,4 polygalactosaminidase, which yields MTASSLARLGVSWIVVVCAAVVILLLSVAWVRPALAACKRASSTGIGAVAFFYGANVQAERFEPFDTVVIEPDSGFDPRAHTAHCPNWYAYVSVGEVTKERAYYAQMPKTWFAGSNAAWASTVVDQTASGWPAFFVDQIIKPLWERGYRGFFLDTLDSYQLVAKTDAERAQQQAGIGAVLRELKARYPQARLILNRGFEILPQVHEQVAAVAFESLFGRWDQANQRYDEVPGNDREWLLAQAREIHERYRLPVISIDYCPPEDDACRRDIVQKISALGIVPYVADGGLQTIGLSHSIIKDAEPLTKVSLGR from the coding sequence ATGACAGCCAGTTCGCTCGCCCGTCTGGGCGTTTCGTGGATCGTCGTCGTTTGCGCGGCGGTGGTCATCCTGTTGCTGTCGGTTGCGTGGGTGCGGCCCGCGCTGGCCGCGTGCAAGCGGGCGTCGTCGACGGGAATCGGGGCGGTTGCGTTTTTCTACGGCGCGAACGTGCAGGCCGAACGGTTCGAACCGTTCGATACCGTGGTGATCGAACCCGATAGCGGTTTCGACCCGCGCGCGCATACGGCGCATTGCCCGAACTGGTACGCGTATGTGAGCGTCGGCGAAGTGACGAAAGAGCGCGCGTACTACGCGCAGATGCCGAAGACGTGGTTCGCGGGCAGCAATGCGGCGTGGGCATCGACGGTCGTCGATCAGACGGCTTCTGGATGGCCGGCGTTTTTCGTCGATCAGATCATCAAGCCGCTGTGGGAACGCGGCTATCGCGGCTTTTTTCTCGATACGCTGGATTCGTATCAGTTGGTCGCGAAGACGGACGCCGAACGGGCGCAGCAGCAGGCGGGCATTGGCGCGGTGTTGCGCGAATTGAAGGCCCGCTATCCGCAAGCGCGGCTGATACTGAACCGAGGCTTTGAAATCCTGCCGCAGGTGCACGAACAGGTTGCGGCCGTCGCATTCGAATCGCTGTTCGGGCGCTGGGATCAGGCGAATCAGCGTTACGACGAAGTACCCGGCAACGACCGCGAATGGCTGCTGGCCCAGGCGCGTGAGATACACGAACGCTACCGCCTGCCCGTGATCTCGATCGACTATTGCCCGCCGGAAGACGATGCCTGCCGCCGTGACATCGTGCAGAAGATCAGTGCGCTCGGCATCGTGCCGTATGTGGCGGACGGCGGATTGCAGACCATCGGCTTGAGCCACTCGATCATCAAGGACGCCGAGCCGCTCACGAAGGTCTCGCTCGGGCGCTGA
- a CDS encoding LysR family transcriptional regulator ArgP: MLDYALLDALAAVVRHGSFDRAATALNVTPSAVSQRVKLLEERVGSVLVKRGQPCTATRSGALLCRHTERVQLLEAELNGRMPELPGALLEPWPTLRVAVNDDSVGTWFIDAVADFCAERGMLLDLVIDDQDHTAQRIRDGSVQGAVTTQSEPVQGCRSTRLGRMRYRAVCTPAFYERYFSEGIGRDALRGAPCVDFNPKDQLQKRFVQKITRGEVDAPTHWIPHVSGFLRACATGMGWGMCPERMIAAQLESGELIDMAPGKHLDVDLYWQSWRLSIGWLDDFGAALRKRSAEFLD; this comes from the coding sequence ATGCTGGACTATGCTTTGCTGGATGCACTCGCGGCCGTCGTGCGCCACGGCTCGTTCGACCGCGCGGCTACGGCGCTGAACGTGACGCCTTCCGCCGTGTCGCAGCGGGTGAAACTGCTGGAGGAGCGCGTCGGCAGCGTGCTCGTCAAGCGCGGGCAGCCGTGCACGGCGACCCGCTCGGGCGCGCTGCTGTGCAGGCATACGGAGCGCGTGCAATTGCTGGAAGCGGAGCTCAATGGCCGCATGCCCGAGTTGCCCGGCGCGCTGCTCGAACCGTGGCCGACCTTGCGCGTCGCGGTGAACGACGACAGTGTCGGCACATGGTTCATCGACGCGGTCGCGGACTTTTGCGCGGAGCGCGGCATGCTGCTCGACCTGGTGATCGACGATCAGGACCATACCGCGCAGCGGATTCGCGACGGCAGCGTGCAGGGCGCGGTGACGACACAGTCGGAGCCCGTGCAGGGGTGCCGTTCGACGCGTCTGGGGCGCATGCGTTACCGTGCCGTTTGCACGCCCGCGTTCTACGAGCGCTATTTCAGCGAGGGCATCGGCCGCGACGCGCTGCGCGGCGCGCCGTGCGTCGACTTCAATCCGAAAGATCAGCTACAAAAGCGCTTCGTGCAGAAGATCACGCGTGGCGAAGTCGATGCGCCGACGCACTGGATTCCGCACGTATCCGGTTTCTTGCGCGCGTGCGCGACGGGAATGGGCTGGGGCATGTGCCCGGAGCGGATGATCGCCGCGCAACTGGAAAGCGGCGAACTGATCGACATGGCGCCGGGCAAGCATCTCGACGTCGATCTGTATTGGCAGAGCTGGCGGCTGTCGATCGGTTGGCTCGACGACTTCGGGGCCGCGTTGCGCAAGCGGTCGGCCGAGTTTCTCGACTGA
- a CDS encoding NAD(P)/FAD-dependent oxidoreductase: MTSIDRHTASSTHTAPHRIVVVGGGVGGLGLATRLGESLGKSGHAQVVLVDRSPTHFWKPLLHEAASGQIDPATHQLQFAVQARRHGFEFEQGALQSLDRAQRHITISATCDDNGREVLPARRIAFDTLVFALGSVTNYFGVKGAEQHALPLESVTHAESFRRKLLDACTRANHVRRVSGAQHVQPVSINIVGAGATGVELAAALRDSIRLMHRYSLFALDPERDFRIRLIEGTERVLPALSQRISARAQRILSGLGVEVLTTTRVTEVRADAVLTHDGQHLPSDIAIWTAGIAGPPVLRVLDGIDVNRNAQVLVTRTLQTTNDANIFALGDCAACPSHADGFLAPRAQVAHQQAMFLARALKCRVGGEALPEFTYRDAGTLVGFGDVGTIGSLSGLRERTVFVDGWLATVVYRLIYRRHVMTVTGFARMALDTASQWLRRRAHPVIRLH; encoded by the coding sequence ATGACCTCGATCGATCGACACACCGCAAGTAGCACACACACTGCGCCGCACCGAATCGTCGTCGTTGGCGGCGGCGTGGGTGGACTGGGACTCGCCACGCGTCTTGGCGAATCGCTCGGCAAGAGCGGGCATGCGCAAGTCGTTCTCGTCGACCGCTCGCCTACGCACTTCTGGAAGCCGCTGCTGCACGAGGCCGCATCGGGCCAGATCGATCCCGCCACGCATCAGCTGCAATTCGCGGTGCAGGCGCGGCGTCACGGCTTCGAGTTCGAACAGGGTGCGCTGCAATCGCTCGATCGCGCGCAGCGTCACATCACGATCAGCGCAACGTGCGATGACAACGGCCGCGAAGTGCTCCCCGCGCGCCGCATCGCGTTCGATACGCTCGTGTTCGCACTCGGCAGCGTGACCAACTACTTCGGCGTCAAGGGCGCGGAGCAACATGCGCTGCCGCTGGAGTCCGTCACGCATGCGGAATCGTTCCGCCGCAAGCTGCTCGACGCGTGCACGCGGGCGAATCATGTACGGCGCGTGAGCGGCGCGCAGCACGTGCAGCCGGTGTCGATCAACATCGTCGGAGCGGGTGCAACGGGCGTCGAGCTTGCAGCGGCGTTGCGCGACAGCATCCGTTTGATGCATCGCTACAGCCTGTTCGCACTCGATCCGGAGCGCGACTTTCGCATTCGCCTGATTGAAGGCACGGAGCGTGTGTTGCCCGCGTTGTCGCAACGCATTTCAGCGCGTGCGCAGCGGATACTCAGCGGTCTCGGCGTCGAAGTCCTCACGACGACACGCGTGACGGAAGTCCGCGCGGATGCCGTGCTCACGCACGACGGCCAGCATCTGCCAAGCGATATCGCCATCTGGACGGCAGGCATCGCCGGGCCGCCCGTGTTGCGCGTGCTAGATGGTATCGACGTGAACCGCAATGCGCAGGTGCTCGTGACGCGCACGCTGCAGACCACGAACGATGCGAACATCTTCGCGCTCGGCGATTGTGCGGCCTGCCCTTCGCACGCGGACGGCTTTCTCGCGCCGCGCGCCCAGGTCGCGCATCAGCAGGCGATGTTCCTGGCTCGCGCGCTGAAGTGCCGTGTCGGCGGGGAAGCGCTGCCCGAATTCACGTATCGCGATGCGGGCACGCTGGTCGGGTTCGGCGACGTCGGCACGATAGGCAGCCTGAGCGGCCTGCGCGAGCGGACCGTGTTCGTCGACGGCTGGCTCGCCACCGTCGTGTACCGGCTGATCTATCGCCGGCACGTGATGACGGTCACGGGCTTCGCGCGCATGGCGCTCGATACCGCAAGCCAATGGCTGCGGCGCCGCGCCCATCCCGTGATCCGGCTGCATTGA
- the pelF gene encoding GT4 family glycosyltransferase PelF codes for MKPSLMRRAADADVCLLLEGTFPYVRGGVSSWVNEMLRSYPEIRFAIAFIGSREEDYKAAAYALPDNVVHFEAHYLYETSSADDQAAREIPGDAQAFAQSAALHEAWRNGGEVDAGAMMADMVQLIGDKAPLSEEQFLTSRAAWDFIVDQYHRHCTDPSFTDYFWTVRIMHKPLWQLARVAGQLPPAKVYHTVSTGYAGFLGALLHYRTGRPLLVSEHGIYTKERKIDLLQSQWIRDNRGAFERDISKISYFRELWVRFFEALGKLAYDAADDIVALYEANRQRQIADGARAARTRNIPNGVDVDGLAPLVDKRVARPRNVVALIGRVVPIKDIKTFIRALFIASRAMPDIEGWIVGPEEEDPAYAQECRALAESLGLANNVKFLGFQRIDEILPQVDVLALTSISEALPLVVLEGFAAGIPSITTDVGSCRQLIEGYGDEDRALGAAGSVVPIANPAAFAQAVLDLLGDEPRWLAAQQAGLARVRRFYTKAQMIDQYRVLYQRLMAAPSQVKGAEGRQGGGCPMHAGRAAAAQSSQSAQTEGVR; via the coding sequence ATGAAACCGTCACTGATGCGCCGCGCTGCGGACGCCGATGTCTGCCTGCTGCTCGAAGGCACGTTCCCGTATGTGCGCGGCGGCGTGTCGAGCTGGGTCAACGAAATGCTCCGCTCGTACCCGGAGATCCGCTTTGCGATTGCGTTCATCGGCAGCCGCGAAGAGGACTACAAGGCGGCCGCCTACGCGCTGCCCGACAACGTCGTGCACTTCGAGGCGCATTACCTGTACGAAACGTCCAGTGCCGACGATCAGGCGGCGCGCGAAATTCCCGGCGATGCGCAGGCGTTCGCGCAATCTGCGGCGCTGCACGAAGCGTGGCGCAACGGCGGCGAAGTCGATGCCGGCGCGATGATGGCCGACATGGTGCAGTTGATCGGCGACAAGGCGCCGCTCAGCGAGGAACAGTTCCTGACGAGCCGTGCAGCGTGGGACTTCATCGTCGACCAGTATCACCGCCATTGCACGGACCCGTCGTTCACCGATTACTTCTGGACCGTGCGCATCATGCACAAGCCGTTGTGGCAGCTCGCGCGCGTCGCCGGGCAGTTGCCGCCCGCGAAGGTCTATCACACGGTATCGACGGGTTATGCGGGCTTTCTCGGCGCCTTGCTGCACTACCGGACTGGGCGGCCGCTGCTCGTTTCCGAGCACGGCATCTATACGAAAGAGCGCAAGATCGATCTGCTGCAAAGCCAATGGATTCGCGACAACCGGGGTGCATTCGAGCGCGACATTTCGAAGATCAGCTACTTTCGCGAACTGTGGGTGCGTTTCTTCGAGGCTCTTGGCAAGCTCGCCTATGACGCCGCCGACGATATCGTCGCGCTGTACGAAGCGAACCGTCAGCGGCAGATCGCGGACGGCGCGCGAGCCGCGCGCACGCGCAACATTCCGAACGGCGTGGACGTCGACGGTCTCGCGCCGCTCGTCGACAAACGCGTGGCACGACCGCGCAACGTGGTCGCGCTAATCGGCCGCGTGGTGCCCATCAAGGACATCAAGACCTTCATTCGCGCGCTCTTCATCGCGTCGCGCGCGATGCCGGATATCGAAGGGTGGATCGTCGGGCCCGAGGAAGAAGATCCGGCGTACGCGCAGGAATGCCGCGCGCTGGCGGAAAGCCTTGGTCTTGCGAACAACGTGAAGTTTCTCGGCTTTCAGCGCATCGACGAAATTCTGCCGCAGGTCGATGTGCTTGCGTTGACGTCGATCAGCGAGGCGCTTCCACTCGTCGTGCTGGAAGGCTTCGCGGCGGGCATCCCGTCGATCACGACGGACGTGGGCTCGTGCCGCCAGTTGATCGAAGGCTACGGCGACGAGGACCGCGCGCTGGGCGCGGCGGGCAGCGTGGTGCCGATCGCCAATCCCGCTGCGTTCGCGCAGGCGGTGCTCGATCTGCTCGGCGACGAGCCGCGCTGGCTCGCCGCACAACAGGCGGGACTGGCGCGCGTGCGTCGTTTTTATACGAAGGCGCAGATGATCGATCAATATCGTGTGCTGTATCAGCGTTTGATGGCGGCGCCTTCGCAGGTCAAGGGCGCTGAAGGCAGGCAGGGCGGCGGCTGTCCGATGCATGCGGGCAGGGCCGCAGCGGCACAGTCGTCACAGTCGGCACAGACAGAAGGAGTGCGCTGA